The Rhinoderma darwinii isolate aRhiDar2 chromosome 8, aRhiDar2.hap1, whole genome shotgun sequence genome has a window encoding:
- the LOC142659722 gene encoding uncharacterized protein LOC142659722 isoform X3 encodes MDVLLMELIRRAESEGGENWLRQCLAAAPSREVEGRSELTRLEDDIEEAVSPAGSSLEVPSSAAAKRMKSAAESSLRVERSSGRSLQVPELERRRPTVSSKKVAHSAGSAQQVPAQLANPLARSLVRERETTGWSGTPSCSKDGVEDTAEAPASLVLEAAQDFSSELQPRKRSRKTRVAYSPPPPVSRRRRGPRSQLSCQQVSPGSTGTQQEVAEVVHDPGQVEQSGEMPATPYLSHPIPPPLNSNVMFDILKLLADLVSKSAVPASSPADVGKHSSQHLQNAGFSNIPVLEKGIGVSETCCKEVMSCDISPLGFHLQPAIKERIWRNEFIDYFLYYHLRRRLLSSRMVSVWLFGSLATLLYFGHRREPREGPIQKICLWIR; translated from the exons atGGATGTCCTGCTGATGGAGCTGATCAGAAGAGCGGAGTCGGAAGGAGGAGAAAACTGGCTGAGGCAATGCCTAGCAGCAGCGCCGTCGAGGGAAGTCGAGGGAAGAAGCGAACTTACTCGGCTGGAAGACGACATAGAGGAAGCAGTGTCTCCTGCTGGGTCGTCGCTCGAGGTGCCGTCATCAGCTGCAGCCAAGAGGATGAAGTCTGCAGCAGAGTCATCACTGAGGGTGGAGCGCAGTTCCGGACGttcgctccaggtgccggagcttGAGAGGAGGCGGCCGACCGTGTCATCAAAGAAGGTGGCGCACAGTGCCGGAAGTGCGCAGCAAGTGCCGGCGCAATTGGCTAACCCGCTGGCCAGAAGTTTAGTCAGAGAACGGGAGACAACAGGTTGGTCGGGTACCCCCTCCTGCTCCAAGGATGGTGTGGAGGACACAGCGGAAGCGCCGGCCTCACTGGTTTTAGAGGCGGCGCAGGACTTTTCTTCAGAGCTGCAACCGAGGAAGAGGAGCCGGAAGACTAGGGTGGCTTATTCCCCACCCCCGCCAGTATCAAGGAGAAGAAGAGGTCCCAGGAGTCAACTTTCCTGTCAGCAAGTTTCCCCAGGATCTACAGGCACGCAGCAGGAGGTAGCAGAAGTGGTGCACGACCCAGGACAGGTGGAACAGAGTGGTGAGATGCCAGCTACCCCTTATCTGTCCCaccccatcccccctcccctcaattctaatgtaatgtttgatattttaaaattattagctgatttggtcagtaagtcggctgttcctgctagttcccccgctgatgtagggaagcatagtagtcagcatttacagaatgctggttttagtaatattcctgttttagagaaaggaattggtgtttcggaaacttgttgtaaggaagtgatgtcttgcgatatttcgccattaggttttcatttacagccagcaattaaggagcgtatttggaggaacgagtttatagattattttctttattaccatctgcgaaggagactcttgtcaagcaggatg gtaagcgtttggttgtttggatccttggccactcttttatattttgggcacagaagagagccgcgagaaggtcctatacagaaaatttgtctatggatccgctag
- the LOC142659722 gene encoding uncharacterized protein LOC142659722 isoform X1, which yields MDVLLMELIRRAESEGGENWLRQCLAAAPSREVEGRSELTRLEDDIEEAVSPAGSSLEVPSSAAAKRMKSAAESSLRVERSSGRSLQVPELERRRPTVSSKKVAHSAGSAQQVPAQLANPLARSLVRERETTGWSGTPSCSKDGVEDTAEAPASLVLEAAQDFSSELQPRKRSRKTRVAYSPPPPVSRRRRGPRSQLSCQQVSPGSTGTQQEVAEVVHDPGQVEQSVAEVQNDGTRSGALWNSVSSSFMESELGLIYVNIQRSLAPRTWADYSAAWKEWVNFCVNENCNFFHNEVGLVLKFVCSLISRRLSFASISKSLAGISFFLKLNSCPAISSLFPVKQLLKGYHRSAPVVERRRPISLDLLLKLFNVLHLVCFSKFEVCLFRTAFVLMFFAALRISELVAESKVSVPGLSFQDVSCKIDHVLLLLKKSKTDQLGKGRLVRINQFSGSVLCPVSNVKHWLSIRLSLGVAFLIHQNGDQLSRFQFNSVLKKCLKSLKLEHLKISSHSFRIGAATEAAQLGIDEGIIKRIGRWESNRFKLYVRPDLLVV from the exons atGGATGTCCTGCTGATGGAGCTGATCAGAAGAGCGGAGTCGGAAGGAGGAGAAAACTGGCTGAGGCAATGCCTAGCAGCAGCGCCGTCGAGGGAAGTCGAGGGAAGAAGCGAACTTACTCGGCTGGAAGACGACATAGAGGAAGCAGTGTCTCCTGCTGGGTCGTCGCTCGAGGTGCCGTCATCAGCTGCAGCCAAGAGGATGAAGTCTGCAGCAGAGTCATCACTGAGGGTGGAGCGCAGTTCCGGACGttcgctccaggtgccggagcttGAGAGGAGGCGGCCGACCGTGTCATCAAAGAAGGTGGCGCACAGTGCCGGAAGTGCGCAGCAAGTGCCGGCGCAATTGGCTAACCCGCTGGCCAGAAGTTTAGTCAGAGAACGGGAGACAACAGGTTGGTCGGGTACCCCCTCCTGCTCCAAGGATGGTGTGGAGGACACAGCGGAAGCGCCGGCCTCACTGGTTTTAGAGGCGGCGCAGGACTTTTCTTCAGAGCTGCAACCGAGGAAGAGGAGCCGGAAGACTAGGGTGGCTTATTCCCCACCCCCGCCAGTATCAAGGAGAAGAAGAGGTCCCAGGAGTCAACTTTCCTGTCAGCAAGTTTCCCCAGGATCTACAGGCACGCAGCAGGAGGTAGCAGAAGTGGTGCACGACCCAGGACAGGTGGAACAGAGTG tggcggaggttcagaacgatggcaccagaagcggagctttgtggaattccgtgtcctcctcatttatggaatctgagttgggactaatctatgttaatattcagagatccttggctccaagaacatgggctgattattcagctgcttggaaggagtgggttaatttctgtgttaatgagaactgtaatttctttcataatgaggtaggtctagttttaaaatttgtatgtagcctgattagtaggaggctgtcatttgcctccatttctaagtctctggcaggcatctctttctttcttaaattaaacagttgtccggctatttcttcgctcttcccagttaagcagcttttgaaaggttaccataggtcagctccggttgtggaaagacgaaggcctatttcattagatttgttgttaaaattattcaatgtgttacatttagtttgttttagtaagtttgaagtgtgtttgtttagaacagcatttgtgttaatgttctttgcagccttgagaataagcgaactggtggcagagagtaaagtttcagtcccgggcctttcatttcaggatgttagttgcaaaattgaccatgttttgttattgttaaaaaaatctaagacagatcaattaggaaaaggtcgtttggttagaattaatcagttttcgggttctgttctttgcccagtttctaatgttaaacattggttgtcaatcaggctgagtcttggggttgctttcctgattcatcagaatggggatcagctgtccagatttcagtttaactctgttttgaagaaatgtttgaagtccctgaagttggagcatttaaaaatatcctcccattcgtttagaataggtgcagctacggaagctgcacagttaggaattgatgaagggattataaaaagaattggaaggtgggagtctaatagatttaaactttatgttcgaccagacttgttagtagtgtaa
- the LOC142659722 gene encoding uncharacterized protein LOC142659722 isoform X2: MDVLLMELIRRAESEGGENWLRQCLAAAPSREVEGRSELTRLEDDIEEAVSPAGSSLEVPSSAAAKRMKSAAESSLRVERSSGRSLQVPELERRRPTVSSKKVAHSAGSAQQVPAQLANPLARSLVRERETTGWSGTPSCSKDGVEDTAEAPASLVLEAAQDFSSELQPRKRSRKTRVAYSPPPPVSRRRRGPRSQLSCQQVSPGSTGTQQEVAEVVHDPGQVEQSGKRLVVWILGHSFIFWAQKRAARRSYTENLSMDPLVFSVFWHGVRGLQWKNVFSLVKSLSSYWPDPNLIIIHAGGNDLGKEKTLDLLWEMRRDIALIKCLFPDATISFSEIIPRLLWSSGNYKFLNRIRKRINRAMSKYMSVLGGLSYRHSDLEDLTDGLFRNDCIHLSDVGIDIFNLGLQNLIEEWLRCFGGAMSW, encoded by the exons atGGATGTCCTGCTGATGGAGCTGATCAGAAGAGCGGAGTCGGAAGGAGGAGAAAACTGGCTGAGGCAATGCCTAGCAGCAGCGCCGTCGAGGGAAGTCGAGGGAAGAAGCGAACTTACTCGGCTGGAAGACGACATAGAGGAAGCAGTGTCTCCTGCTGGGTCGTCGCTCGAGGTGCCGTCATCAGCTGCAGCCAAGAGGATGAAGTCTGCAGCAGAGTCATCACTGAGGGTGGAGCGCAGTTCCGGACGttcgctccaggtgccggagcttGAGAGGAGGCGGCCGACCGTGTCATCAAAGAAGGTGGCGCACAGTGCCGGAAGTGCGCAGCAAGTGCCGGCGCAATTGGCTAACCCGCTGGCCAGAAGTTTAGTCAGAGAACGGGAGACAACAGGTTGGTCGGGTACCCCCTCCTGCTCCAAGGATGGTGTGGAGGACACAGCGGAAGCGCCGGCCTCACTGGTTTTAGAGGCGGCGCAGGACTTTTCTTCAGAGCTGCAACCGAGGAAGAGGAGCCGGAAGACTAGGGTGGCTTATTCCCCACCCCCGCCAGTATCAAGGAGAAGAAGAGGTCCCAGGAGTCAACTTTCCTGTCAGCAAGTTTCCCCAGGATCTACAGGCACGCAGCAGGAGGTAGCAGAAGTGGTGCACGACCCAGGACAGGTGGAACAGAGTG gtaagcgtttggttgtttggatccttggccactcttttatattttgggcacagaagagagccgcgagaaggtcctatacagaaaatttgtctatggatccgctagttttttcggttttttggcatggggtaaggggtttgcaatggaagaacgtgttttctttagttaaatcactgagttcttattggccggatccgaatttaattatcatccatgctggaggcaatgacctaggtaaagaaaagactttggacttactttgggaaatgagaagggatatagccttgataaaatgtcttttccctgacgctactatttccttttcagagattattccaagactgctatggtcctctggaaattataagtttttgaatcgaatccgtaaaaggattaatagagccatgtctaaatacatgtcggtcctcggtggtctttcttatagacacagtgaccttgaagacctcacagacgggctgttcagaaatgattgtatacatctttctgatgtgggtatcgacattttcaatttgggcctgcagaatttaattgaagaatggctgcggtgttttgggggggccatgtcttggtaa